A region of Alteromonadaceae bacterium 2753L.S.0a.02 DNA encodes the following proteins:
- a CDS encoding type IV pilus assembly protein PilY1, with amino-acid sequence MFIRNKFAVNRFGHNIFPSVCCAILLGFVSHADAGPGKLSDIPLYVGSGVKPNVLYVVDDSGSMQWEILKSSGAEMAYPYVAPANGDNIDDSTYYRYEWVAQIDIFNPETKRDVLELCPGYNVLAFNPNIDYSHWAGVDNTGAAFENMTLDNARFDPRKSFDSSLVEIIDYEIDANNGQVQGGRTWGSFDDNRVDLTNAVYMPWDDTGETGVFEAGECNEIIDDDPDSPLPQSVKDQLRGFTAETLPSGLSDEEVAKLKQNYANWYTYYRSRNKTMIAALSNALDKTEQRVGLTTINGNSDVGFLVQDVGSATDSENEVRQLLLEKAVSIKPQWASTPLETALMNAGRYFFQSAGVYPTDNFFGVSSPASPILADTDGGACQQNYTVMMTDGFSNAPSNYFSLSQIASYFYSTDLSPLADIVDSNNPLDTASHQHMVTHAVAFGVDGNFSPDEVVTASEQYAVDQDDPASQQTFLEDDNFWGPAGIFGFDGIAAHWPLSITPKSEDTIDDLFHATVLGRGRFFNSSNPQELIQALNEVEDAIADDTSGTAASVGFNSTNIDSDTLLFQGWFDTATWHGELLAFEYIDTEDGSSPISPNPVWKAGEKLAERVDPDSDNYGPERAIITYDGSAGIPFRSPEGSRYDTDSVELTENQLRDLLALAPYDYDTLSNDEHVKNKAYLDAMIAFLRGDTSYDGEGGEEVFGVNFRTRFEGNVLGDIVHSSPVYVAGPSEPYPDFIEGSQNSYLEFAAAHQDRTPVIYVGANDGMLHAFQATNGSSADDGKELLGYIPSLLFSSDTQRGLHHLASQYYLNNHRAYVDGPITPADVFVGGTWRTYLVGALNAGGKGIYVLDITNPSSFTEENADDIVVTEFTNDNLGYTFARPQIAKLNNGDWAAIFGNGYNNTGSYQASLFILYLDGHEGVSGPAYREITTGVGSATDPSDCNSMESECNGLSSPSIMDITGDSIIDRAYAGDIQGNLWAFDLSSENPDEWGIAHDYLGTPKPLFRACRSDLTVNQLCPAEDRQPITVRPVIVSHPSKRGLATDPNLLVFFGTGQYVADGDTEADNFSAATQNIYTVWDAGPDNGNLQASDLATQTISTNTSATGPDTRTLSANTVAYTLSQVGVQGVYGWKADLIALKERVVVNPLSVGPFVVFATTIPSNEACLGGGSGFLMVARLVDGTQPRFQVFPNRQGNITGFVLDAAPGGPQIIDNDIVIPNYQGEIQTEDFLAAQPRPSRRAAWSILK; translated from the coding sequence GTGTTTATTCGAAATAAATTTGCAGTTAACAGATTCGGGCACAATATTTTTCCGAGTGTTTGTTGTGCGATATTACTAGGTTTTGTATCACATGCTGATGCAGGGCCTGGCAAGCTTAGTGATATCCCTCTCTATGTTGGGTCTGGTGTAAAACCAAACGTACTCTATGTAGTCGACGATTCAGGAAGTATGCAATGGGAAATATTGAAATCCAGCGGTGCAGAGATGGCGTATCCTTACGTTGCGCCTGCTAATGGCGATAATATTGATGACAGCACTTACTATCGTTATGAGTGGGTCGCCCAGATCGATATTTTTAATCCAGAAACAAAGCGAGATGTTTTGGAATTATGCCCTGGCTATAATGTACTTGCTTTTAATCCGAACATTGACTATTCACACTGGGCAGGAGTCGACAATACTGGTGCAGCTTTCGAGAACATGACCCTTGATAACGCGCGTTTTGATCCGCGCAAGTCTTTCGACAGTAGCCTTGTAGAAATAATCGATTATGAGATCGATGCTAATAATGGCCAAGTTCAGGGAGGGCGTACTTGGGGTAGTTTCGATGACAATCGTGTTGATTTAACTAACGCGGTATATATGCCTTGGGATGATACTGGTGAAACTGGAGTGTTTGAAGCCGGAGAGTGCAACGAAATTATAGACGATGATCCCGATTCCCCACTGCCTCAATCTGTTAAGGATCAACTTAGGGGTTTTACTGCAGAGACTCTTCCTTCTGGTTTGAGTGATGAAGAGGTTGCCAAGCTGAAACAAAATTACGCAAATTGGTATACCTATTATCGTTCTCGAAATAAAACAATGATTGCTGCGCTTTCCAACGCTCTTGATAAAACTGAGCAACGTGTTGGTTTAACAACGATTAATGGTAATAGTGACGTTGGTTTTCTGGTTCAGGACGTTGGTAGCGCTACGGATAGTGAAAACGAAGTTCGCCAATTGCTGCTAGAAAAAGCAGTAAGCATTAAACCGCAATGGGCGAGTACCCCTCTGGAGACAGCGTTGATGAATGCCGGTAGGTATTTCTTTCAATCTGCTGGGGTGTATCCTACCGATAATTTTTTTGGCGTATCGTCACCCGCTAGTCCAATTTTGGCCGATACGGATGGGGGGGCTTGTCAACAAAATTATACGGTGATGATGACTGATGGTTTCTCAAACGCACCCTCAAATTATTTTAGCTTATCCCAGATTGCCAGTTATTTTTATTCTACAGATTTAAGTCCCCTAGCTGATATTGTCGATTCAAATAACCCATTAGATACAGCATCTCACCAACATATGGTGACTCATGCTGTGGCTTTTGGGGTTGATGGAAACTTTTCACCTGACGAAGTTGTAACTGCATCAGAGCAGTACGCTGTTGATCAGGATGATCCAGCGAGCCAGCAAACCTTTTTAGAAGATGATAATTTTTGGGGGCCTGCGGGAATTTTTGGATTTGATGGAATTGCTGCTCATTGGCCGTTATCTATCACACCCAAATCCGAGGACACTATTGACGACCTCTTCCATGCGACAGTGTTGGGGCGTGGTCGTTTTTTCAACTCCTCTAATCCACAAGAGCTCATTCAAGCGCTCAATGAAGTTGAAGATGCGATTGCTGACGATACTTCTGGTACTGCTGCATCAGTTGGTTTTAATTCTACAAATATCGACTCGGATACTTTGTTGTTTCAGGGTTGGTTTGATACAGCCACATGGCATGGAGAGCTGCTTGCGTTTGAGTATATTGATACCGAGGATGGTTCATCTCCGATAAGTCCAAATCCAGTCTGGAAGGCCGGGGAAAAACTTGCTGAGCGCGTGGACCCCGATTCCGATAACTATGGTCCTGAACGGGCAATCATTACTTATGATGGTAGTGCGGGGATACCCTTCCGTTCGCCTGAGGGCTCGCGTTACGATACAGATAGTGTTGAATTAACCGAGAATCAGCTTAGAGACTTATTGGCGCTAGCGCCTTATGACTACGATACACTAAGTAATGATGAACACGTCAAAAACAAAGCCTACCTTGATGCGATGATTGCATTCTTGCGTGGTGATACGAGTTATGACGGAGAAGGTGGTGAAGAAGTCTTTGGTGTCAATTTTAGAACACGGTTTGAAGGTAACGTGTTAGGCGACATAGTTCATAGTAGTCCAGTTTACGTTGCAGGACCTTCTGAGCCGTATCCTGATTTTATCGAAGGCAGCCAGAATAGTTACCTCGAGTTTGCGGCGGCGCATCAAGATCGCACCCCAGTCATTTATGTCGGCGCGAACGATGGCATGCTACATGCTTTCCAAGCAACAAATGGCAGTAGTGCTGATGATGGGAAAGAGCTGTTGGGATATATACCCAGCCTACTTTTTTCGTCTGATACTCAACGAGGACTACACCATCTTGCGAGCCAATATTATCTTAATAACCACCGCGCCTATGTGGATGGGCCTATAACACCAGCAGATGTTTTTGTTGGTGGAACCTGGAGAACTTATCTTGTTGGTGCGTTGAATGCAGGTGGTAAAGGAATATACGTTCTGGATATTACCAATCCAAGTAGTTTCACTGAGGAGAATGCCGACGACATTGTGGTGACAGAGTTCACTAACGATAATTTAGGCTATACATTCGCTCGGCCGCAAATAGCGAAGTTAAATAATGGGGATTGGGCTGCCATTTTTGGTAATGGCTATAACAATACCGGCAGCTATCAAGCATCGTTGTTTATTTTATATCTGGATGGGCACGAGGGCGTTTCTGGGCCGGCTTATAGAGAAATCACAACCGGTGTTGGTTCTGCCACGGATCCTTCCGATTGCAATAGTATGGAGAGCGAGTGTAACGGGTTATCTTCTCCATCAATAATGGATATTACTGGCGATAGTATAATCGACCGAGCATACGCAGGCGATATTCAGGGTAATTTGTGGGCGTTCGATCTCAGTAGTGAAAATCCTGATGAGTGGGGAATTGCACATGATTATTTGGGTACACCTAAGCCTTTGTTTCGTGCCTGCAGATCCGATTTAACTGTTAACCAACTTTGCCCCGCGGAAGATCGCCAGCCAATAACTGTGAGACCTGTGATCGTGTCTCATCCCAGTAAACGAGGATTAGCTACCGATCCGAATTTGTTGGTGTTTTTTGGAACGGGGCAATATGTAGCTGATGGCGATACTGAGGCAGACAATTTTAGTGCCGCCACTCAGAACATTTATACCGTATGGGATGCTGGTCCAGACAACGGGAATTTACAGGCGTCTGATCTAGCCACACAAACGATTTCAACAAATACATCCGCGACTGGACCTGATACTCGTACTTTAAGCGCAAATACAGTTGCGTACACGCTTTCGCAAGTCGGTGTGCAGGGTGTGTATGGCTGGAAAGCGGACCTGATCGCTTTAAAAGAGCGGGTGGTTGTAAATCCTCTAAGTGTTGGTCCTTTCGTGGTGTTTGCGACAACCATTCCGAGCAATGAAGCGTGTCTTGGGGGCGGAAGCGGTTTCCTAATGGTCGCTCGCCTGGTTGACGGTACGCAGCCACGGTTTCAGGTGTTTCCAAATCGGCAGGGGAATATTACTGGTTTTGTGCTTGATGCCGCACCAGGAGGGCCTCAAATCATTGATAATGACATCGTGATTCCGAATTATCAGGGTGAAATCCAAACTGAGGATTTTCTTGCTGCGCAACCTAGGCCGTCCCGCAGAGCCGCATGGAGCATTTTAAAATAG
- a CDS encoding type IV fimbrial biogenesis protein FimT, with the protein MTPSQRIRFQSGLTIPELMIGLLLFAIVSSLAVPSFQNVMRKNEMKAQLGLVTSSLAYARSEAVSRQKQISVCASTAGAVCDAGATWSSGWLVFVDENEDGSFDTDDGDELLKVVGRAGGQSTLEVESGGNTLRFTPEGENLAGEVKLALCAGDVGVNGDAIRSRTVTVSAVGSTRVARGADCVD; encoded by the coding sequence ATGACCCCAAGCCAACGGATTCGCTTCCAATCCGGACTTACCATTCCAGAACTTATGATCGGGCTGTTGCTGTTTGCCATAGTCTCGAGTTTAGCTGTGCCCAGTTTTCAAAACGTGATGCGAAAAAATGAAATGAAAGCGCAATTGGGACTGGTCACCTCATCTTTAGCTTACGCGCGGAGCGAAGCTGTTAGTCGTCAAAAGCAAATATCCGTCTGCGCATCAACGGCTGGCGCAGTGTGCGATGCAGGTGCGACATGGAGTTCTGGGTGGCTTGTATTTGTCGATGAGAACGAGGACGGGAGTTTTGATACGGACGACGGCGATGAATTGTTGAAAGTAGTTGGTAGAGCTGGGGGCCAATCGACCCTCGAAGTTGAGTCGGGAGGCAACACCTTGCGTTTTACACCTGAGGGTGAAAATTTAGCGGGCGAGGTAAAACTAGCACTTTGTGCTGGAGATGTCGGGGTAAACGGAGATGCCATTCGCTCGCGAACTGTAACAGTGTCTGCTGTTGGAAGTACTCGGGTTGCGAGAGGCGCCGACTGTGTGGACTAA
- a CDS encoding type IV pilus assembly protein PilE, producing the protein MSRGLAHSGCYRVLNRSLGFTLIELLIVIVIVAIIAMVALPSYREQVQRGKRAEAKAFLLDLASRQERFYTQYANYTSVIIADNCQAEACGLGLDNNLSPEGHYQATIDCIPNDNSCTSYTITATPQSSDSRCTTLTYTSAGVKGSTGTGTVDDCWH; encoded by the coding sequence ATGTCCAGAGGGTTAGCCCATAGCGGTTGCTACAGAGTCCTTAATCGATCACTTGGTTTTACTCTGATTGAACTACTGATAGTAATTGTTATTGTGGCAATTATTGCGATGGTGGCGTTGCCCTCATACCGAGAGCAAGTACAACGTGGTAAACGTGCTGAAGCGAAAGCTTTTCTTCTTGATTTGGCATCACGCCAGGAACGCTTTTATACACAGTATGCGAATTACACCAGTGTAATCATTGCTGACAATTGCCAAGCGGAAGCGTGTGGTCTAGGTTTGGATAATAATTTAAGTCCAGAGGGGCATTACCAGGCCACAATTGATTGTATTCCGAATGACAATTCGTGCACGTCTTATACCATTACGGCTACTCCTCAGTCGTCAGACAGTCGGTGTACGACATTAACTTACACAAGCGCTGGCGTGAAAGGCTCAACAGGCACAGGAACCGTTGATGATTGCTGGCATTAG
- a CDS encoding type IV pilus assembly protein PilX, with protein MRSKRLNSEYTNLVAIPQGQRGATLVIALIILLVMSMIGISNMQSSTLQERMAGNAKQKTIARISAESALNVAENWLKENIRNSNSLQQFNGSQTGLYSAVRTRFGAAAPVHQGNAAISDVTIAESWDNRGVELTSTSSSSSSSGGSQSARQPRYIIEFIGRDTGTGYREVLIQDYEAKQGSGAAADIDPYLFRITAIGWGTDQKIYSVLESIYKTGYGPGNFVY; from the coding sequence ATGCGATCGAAGCGTTTAAATTCCGAATACACTAATTTAGTTGCAATCCCTCAAGGTCAACGAGGCGCAACCCTCGTGATCGCACTGATAATTTTGTTGGTGATGTCGATGATTGGAATTTCCAATATGCAATCATCGACCCTGCAAGAACGTATGGCGGGTAACGCCAAACAGAAAACCATAGCTCGAATATCCGCCGAGTCGGCGTTAAACGTTGCGGAAAATTGGCTGAAAGAAAATATTCGGAACTCCAATTCACTGCAACAATTTAATGGGTCCCAGACAGGGTTGTATTCAGCGGTAAGAACGCGCTTTGGAGCAGCGGCCCCAGTACATCAGGGCAATGCTGCTATAAGCGATGTGACTATAGCTGAGAGCTGGGATAATCGTGGTGTTGAACTCACGTCTACAAGCAGCTCAAGCAGTTCCTCGGGAGGCTCGCAATCGGCAAGACAGCCTCGATACATTATTGAGTTTATTGGCAGAGACACGGGCACTGGATATCGCGAAGTATTGATACAGGATTATGAAGCAAAACAGGGTAGTGGTGCAGCGGCAGACATAGACCCCTATCTATTTCGTATCACAGCGATAGGCTGGGGTACAGATCAAAAAATTTACTCGGTTCTCGAAAGTATATATAAAACCGGCTACGGACCTGGAAACTTCGTGTATTAG
- a CDS encoding type IV pilus assembly protein PilV gives METILPSNSRGSQRGSAMMETVVSLFILAVGLLGTLAMQARGVNSNQRANFVTEANILAADMVDRILAYNNIDTVSDDGDFDGIVTSANAPDQPDCSAGCSSVEQVAYDTAQWSAMLTDHLPAGSGTVSFEDGMYTIEVMWDAGVPSPGCESWNAIPAENSIVCYTYELRL, from the coding sequence ATGGAAACTATCCTTCCTTCAAATTCGAGAGGCAGCCAGCGCGGTTCCGCGATGATGGAAACTGTGGTGTCACTGTTTATATTAGCGGTGGGGTTGTTGGGGACTCTCGCAATGCAAGCGCGCGGTGTGAACAGTAATCAAAGGGCAAACTTTGTGACAGAGGCCAATATTCTTGCTGCTGATATGGTTGATCGGATTCTTGCCTATAACAACATTGACACCGTTAGCGACGATGGTGATTTCGATGGTATCGTTACTTCTGCTAATGCGCCTGATCAGCCAGATTGTAGTGCGGGTTGTTCGTCTGTGGAACAGGTTGCATACGATACGGCACAATGGTCGGCGATGCTTACCGATCACCTTCCTGCGGGTTCTGGTACGGTTTCTTTCGAAGACGGTATGTACACCATTGAAGTTATGTGGGATGCCGGTGTTCCAAGCCCAGGTTGTGAATCCTGGAACGCAATCCCTGCTGAGAACTCGATCGTTTGTTACACCTATGAGTTGAGGCTATAA
- a CDS encoding type IV pilus assembly protein PilW — protein MLATTTRNSQRGIGLVEVMVSIAIGLFILAGVLQLYATSSSNSVLVAGSSRIQENARYVMARLEQDVKQAGYAGCFSLKSAYPVQYFSEAEDDFITVESRYDALLGLNGDGQLNDFSQFVDGQDEQDLGGVNYDILTVRYLSARHRRPVTAMLAVNQIATNDLSVFKNGQVAAIGDCSRVSFFEVTNDPSSDGYVEFSGDSLGRAYQSSEDIYGTGSGMERSIAYLYGGDSGVVIYKLGDSQAGACSSANPQFCALIRKNAEGLDEELVEGVEQFDVEYGWQDTDGNLYFNNASEMTDARWFFVDRVRVSMTFNSVERTPMPNGDELLKRSYQRTFLIQNQLPADYSRIASGT, from the coding sequence ATGCTTGCCACAACGACCCGAAACTCTCAGCGTGGTATTGGCCTTGTAGAGGTGATGGTGTCAATAGCCATTGGCTTGTTTATTCTTGCTGGTGTACTGCAACTTTATGCAACTTCCTCAAGTAACTCTGTTCTTGTAGCTGGTTCTTCCCGGATTCAGGAAAATGCACGATACGTGATGGCTCGGCTAGAACAAGATGTGAAACAAGCGGGCTACGCCGGTTGTTTTTCACTGAAATCCGCTTATCCAGTCCAGTATTTTTCAGAAGCGGAAGATGATTTTATAACTGTGGAATCACGCTATGACGCTCTGCTAGGTTTAAATGGGGACGGACAGTTAAATGATTTTTCACAGTTCGTAGATGGACAAGATGAACAAGATCTTGGCGGTGTTAACTACGACATATTGACCGTTCGATATTTGTCAGCCAGGCACCGAAGACCGGTTACTGCGATGCTCGCCGTGAATCAGATTGCAACGAATGATTTGTCTGTATTTAAAAATGGTCAGGTGGCAGCTATAGGAGACTGTTCTAGGGTTTCTTTTTTCGAAGTAACTAATGACCCTAGTAGTGATGGCTATGTCGAATTTTCCGGAGATTCTCTGGGTAGGGCCTACCAGTCCTCAGAGGACATATATGGTACGGGGTCCGGGATGGAGCGTTCAATTGCCTATCTGTATGGAGGCGATTCCGGCGTTGTGATATACAAGTTGGGTGATAGTCAGGCTGGAGCTTGCTCTAGTGCCAATCCGCAATTTTGTGCTCTGATTCGTAAAAACGCAGAGGGCCTGGATGAGGAATTGGTCGAGGGGGTAGAGCAGTTTGACGTTGAATATGGATGGCAGGATACCGATGGCAATCTGTATTTTAATAATGCGAGCGAGATGACCGATGCCCGGTGGTTTTTTGTTGACCGCGTAAGAGTTTCAATGACCTTCAACTCAGTTGAACGCACTCCCATGCCAAATGGGGACGAATTGTTGAAGCGAAGCTACCAGCGAACTTTTCTAATTCAAAACCAACTACCGGCCGACTATTCGCGTATAGCCAGTGGAACTTAA
- a CDS encoding type IV fimbrial biogenesis protein FimT has protein sequence MKESCPTLNKQKGLTLIDLMISVSIFLIIVTIAIPAFNSLLKRNLQRESTQSLIHLINFTRLQAVETGVEAVMCPSADTIECESDWNLPIMVFNDSDGDRARSESEPLLKHLTIVNGRETLSWSSFRDRDYLHFNEEGTTDYQNGTFYYCNGDDTEYKAQVIVSKAGRARVVSNRHLRDRC, from the coding sequence ATGAAGGAATCGTGCCCAACCCTAAACAAGCAAAAAGGCTTAACGCTGATAGATTTAATGATATCAGTGAGCATATTTTTGATAATTGTCACCATCGCAATACCCGCCTTCAATTCGTTGCTAAAACGTAACTTGCAACGCGAGAGTACGCAATCTCTGATACATTTAATTAACTTTACACGGCTGCAGGCGGTTGAAACCGGCGTGGAAGCGGTAATGTGCCCCTCTGCAGATACTATTGAATGCGAGAGTGATTGGAATTTGCCGATAATGGTATTTAATGACTCCGACGGCGATAGAGCACGTAGCGAATCCGAACCACTCCTTAAGCATTTGACCATTGTGAATGGTAGAGAGACTTTGAGTTGGAGTTCATTTCGCGATAGGGATTATCTTCACTTCAATGAAGAAGGCACTACAGATTATCAGAATGGGACGTTTTATTATTGCAATGGAGACGATACCGAGTATAAGGCGCAAGTAATTGTTTCCAAGGCAGGCAGAGCCAGAGTCGTTTCGAACCGGCATTTACGAGATAGGTGTTAA